The Cryptococcus gattii WM276 chromosome D, complete sequence region CCAGCATATGGAGAAAAGCAAGTGTGTCAAGCGCTTCATTCCCTGTAGACCTTATATCCTAAGGTGAATTACCATCACGGCTATGAGCATCAACCACTTACTTATAAGGTGGCGGCAGGGGTTTCCCTCCTGCCCCTAAAACAACAGGGGCGGCATCAGCTGCTAAAGCTGTGTCATTTCCAGTGTTGACGGCCATCTCTTTGACAGTAGAATGGGTATTCTCTTCAGCTTGAGAAATTTTGGTGAGCATCACCATTTGCACCAAGAAATTAGAAGGATTGTGTAGTCTCCTGTGATATTTCGAGGATCCTTATGCTAAAAAGGGAAGGCGTAAGGTCGAGAGTTGGGAGCAGATGGTGAACAGAGCAGTAATAATTATATATGTTTGTTATTGTTTTTCTCTTTCTGATCGACTTTTTTAACTAATAATGAATGATGATTGAATGACGGTGTTTGGCGGATGCCGCCGTTCCCGTCCTTAATAATGAAAATAAGGGTAATAATAAAATTAATTAAAATTAATAAGATTAATAAAGGAAAACAAATGATGTGGGTTTTGTAAGTAGAGACATGATGCACTACCGGAGCGaccaccatcatcatttATTTACTACACTTGGGTCAGTCACTTATCAAATTGCTCCAGATTCGTCTGGGATTCATCCCGAGACGCGGTCTAAGGGTTGACTACCCACAACCAATACTATTATTATCATGGTCGGTCATTGACCTCGCCGCCATAGGAGTGTGATTCGTTAGGACGGAGGGCGCAAGAACGCGTCCATGCCAGTGAATACGTAATAGATATCCGAAACACAATAATGAACCGATCGAAGGACTAACGAACGAAGAACAAAACTACGACTCATGCCAACAGCTAAGGAAATCATCACTACAATACCCACAAAGTAAAATCCTCTCCTCCGTCCCTGGGAAATATACGCTGTCCAGCCCAATTTTATAAAACTCATATCAGGTAACCAAAAACGAATCACTCGAGCAACCCATGCTCTTCCGCCACTCTATGACTCCCCCTTAACTCGCATGAGTCGGAGAATTGGGTAAGCATGTTCCTTTTTGCCAATATCCGCCTGCTAAATGTATTGCTGCAGACTATCGAGGAGCTTTAGTCGTCCAGGAGGACGACGATCTACACCTGCGATGCCCGAGTCTCAAGAATCTACTCAACAGCTAAGCCCTAAAGTCCGGCCTGGTATCCCCATCTCTGATCAGCTGGATCCTCAATCATTTTTCACAGTAGCGCATGAGGTATCGAGTTTGGGGTTACGAAGATTTAGCAAAGATGTCGGTAGAGACGCATCTCAGTTGGCCGAAAGCGTCGACGAGTGTGCCGACGAGACACAGGAAGGCAATATTGTCTGGACGGATACGGGGAGTCAGTCTCTGGCTGATCAAAGACTTGTAGAAGGAAGTGGAGAAGTTCAACCACTCCTATCAGAGGAGTCTGGCCAGCAGCTTCCTAGTAGTGCCGTCTTTCAGCCAGTCCAGGCCATAGGTTCAGGTGATCGGGAGGGATTCGCCAAAAATAGCGTTATAACTCAGTCTATTGAGCTTCAGGGGCGTCCCACAGGTAAGGTCATACCGGCTGATCCATCACCGGAAGCCATAGAGCTGGATCAGTCAGGGGGGTCTTTTGTCGCGCCAGATACTCAATGTGATGTCATTCCCGCCGACCGCACGACATTTTCATTTATCCCATCAGCTAGCCTATCCGATGCCTTTCCATTGGAATCTAACAATCTTCCAGAATCAAATCGGAACAAGGTGAACCTTCACGAAGAAAAAAGTCATTTCACGAGCGAGAAGGGATCCAAAGTATATACACCTGAACCCTCTCAGTCTGTATCCCTTCGAAGACTAGAGGGCTCGCCTCTCTTCTCCGCAGATGAACCAAACGTACACCAGACTTTGCCTCTGGTTTCAAAACCGTTGTCCGTGAAAAGTTTTCCTGGCCTAAGTAACCCGAGTCGTCCACGGTCAAAAACCCGTGCTCAagcttctccttcaaaCGAACCCGCTGCATCTAGGCGGCGGAACAAGACGAAGGAACCTAATCTTAGCGAGGAAAGTTTTGGTGTTGATTCAATACCGATCAAGTATCCCGAACCTCTGGACGTGATAGCGAATTTGTTGAGGCAACATTcagaagagatggaaggagaagctAAGAGATTGGAGGAAGATAAGAAGGGGCCAGCGGGCAAGTTTGAACTCAGCGGGAAGCAAGGAGACAAACTCTTCGACAGACACGAAAAGATGCGGGTCGAAATGTCAGGAGAAAAGGACTTTGAAGCTCCTGAATTGGCTGCGAGAGTTTCGTCCGATCGAGGGCGGACTAGCCCTGTCGGTTGCGACAGCAGTCCTGGTTCACCTTTTACTTCACAAAAGACAAATGTCACATTTCATAGCTCACCTCATACTCTACTACAGAATCAATACGAACCTTCCGTCAACATACAAAGGCCAATCAACCACATAGATGATCAAAAAGACGGAGTCGCCTCACAATCATGTCATTTTCTTCGTACATCGCCCCCAGAACAGTGTTATGGCGAGCGGTTTAGATCATTTGCTGAACAAGGGTGTCTGTTCGACGAAAACAGACTTTCTATCTATGAGGGGGACTTGTTTTCGTCTTCTCAAGTTGTCGACGGGGGGCTGGAAGTGTCTGAGGATGCATTTAGCCAGAGATCGAATATTTTCCAAGCAACCCAAATGGTCCGCCAGCCATCTGGGCCTTCTCTTGAGGCAGATATGTCCTCATCGAGAGCTATTACCAGTCCGAGAAGCTTGGTGCCAACCCAGCGTAGTTCGTCTGTTAGCCCAGAAAACAGTCAAACCCTAAGAGCGACCGTGACCGATTCTATAGCACCTCATTCACCACGTATTTCTGCCTCGGTACCAACATCAAAACCACTACTGCCTTCATATCTTTCGATCCCTCCTCATCGCTCCCTTGCTTATAATTCTCGACGATTTGCCACGCGAGTATCAACGGAAGACAACGGACGAGTCGACATCCCTCAGCATCGACAACTTCAAAGGCGCGCGGTTAACCATATACAGTTGAATGACCATATGATGGAGTCACACATCTCGGAAATCCCGATCAGCCCTGGAGACCTGTGTGCGGAATCAGTACCTGCACACAGTGATGCTTATACCACTCGACCAATTCAATCGTCAAATACGGGACATTACTCGCCAGAAAAACCTCGAAGGTCCCAGGAGGTTGAGGAAGTGAACGGGCGTGAGCTCTCAGTCACAGTTGAACCGGTTGTACAAGCAACAGGTGACGATCAGCCTACGATTGACAAGGTGACTCATAATCTATGTTCTAGTCAAATCAATCAACATTCATCAAATGATCTTCCACAGTCCGAACCTGATCACCATGATGCCCCCTCAAATCCTTTCCTTTTAACTCACGAGATAGCGCCCAGGGCCGACGAAAAAAGGGTCCGAAAGAAGCGCAAAatcttttctccttccacACGTTCGATGGATCGTCCAGGGGTTACTTCCAGAAAAAGTCTGTTCAAGGGTGAGGAACTTGCCGAGGAAAGTAATAGTAGTTCAGCACCAGAGGACGCCGATGATTTCTCTTACCGCCCCGTGAAAACTGCTAGGGCATTAAGAGCCGGTGGGAGAGCAAGTACCCCTATTACCTCAGCTTTTTCAGAAGCGAAACAGACTCGTGCTCCCTCAACCAGTCCGCTTTCAACATTTTCTGACTCTGACAAAAATTTGATTTCTGATGGTGAAAATGATGTGACTATCCGCCCTTTGAAAAGGCAGAAGTCACATAATGAAGCCAAAGGAGTAAAGACTAGGACCTCCGCCGCTACACAAGCAAATAGCAATCTTTCATCGAAAAGGAGAGTCAGGCATGTTACTGGGAAGTCTCGAGCAGCAAAATCACATGCTCCTGAGGACTTCAATCGGGTGCTTGCAAGCTATGGTCATTATTACTATCCAGCTCGCATTATCGAGCCCAGTGGATTGGGGTACAAAGTGATATATGATGATAATGAACGCCGAGAGTGTGGGCCTGATAAGCTTCGGAAGCTCATTTTGAAAAGGGGCGACGAATTGGAGGCATACGAAAGGCAAGATTTGCCTACGAAGATGGAAGTTCTCTTGGATTGGGATGGAAATGAGAGAGGAGTAAAGTGCGTCAGCAACGGCAGGATATTGGGCTATGTAGAGCTTCGATTCATCCGCATTCGTCAGCAGATAATAAAACAGCAATTTAGTGACAGGCTATTCGCCTCCCAGTCAGCTGCGAAGTCCCCTGCTAGGTCCACACTTCGCTCCCCTGTCAAAAACTTTACGCCTCAGGTATTTGAAGGAATGATTGTTCTAATCCTGACAGGAGTCGAGGAGAACTCTGTCGAATACGAGGTTAAGAATTTATCTAAATTGATTGAAATCCGCGGCGGAATGGTAGCGAAAGACTGGGCGCAGATATTTGAGCCAGAGTTGCACCTTGGACATTTCAAAAGGAACTTAGGTCGAACACCTTTCGTGATACCCACTGGTACCAGACCACTGATGACATCTACATTCATGGTGGCATTGGCGAAAGGGATACCGGTGTTGTCAGTCAAGTATGTAGACGCTGCCattgaagaaggaaaagtAAGTGTTCAAAGACAATTAACTGAATAATGGCATGACTGACGCTATCTAAGGCTATTGACTGGCATCCATATCTGATATCATCAGGTTACTCATCCTTCACCAGACAAATGATGTCCCAAGTTGTCGACACATCATGGGGGACTGAAAACTGGGATCCAGTCAAGGCTGGACACCTGCTCAAACCGTTCAAGGGAAAAAAAGTACTTTTTATACAGCCGAGAAATTCTCTCAGTGTAAGCTCATCTGCTTGCTTCTATGAATCTATTGAGGTTTTGACACATCTTCTAGTCTCTTCTAACTCTATGTTCAACATGTCTGGGTGCAGAAGAGGTACGAGTTGTAGAGAGAGTTTCTGGGAAAGAGCTCGATGTCATCCTCGATCCCAAGTGGGATTACTTGGTCATCGACAAGATGGGGGTTCCTAATACCTTGAAAGGGTGTAGGAAAGTTGCAAACGTACAGTGGCTAAAGCAATGCCTAGTGAGTGGGCGTATTTGCAATGGTATGCTTACGTTGCTCACCAAATTAATTTAAGGTAATGGGGAAAGCTCTACCTCCCTTATTAGCAAGCCAGGATGAGCCGGACAAAGAAGCCTACAAGGTcaaaagagagaaaagcAACAAGGGAAATGCAAGAAAGAGAGCCAATCAAAGTACATAATTGTGATTTGCTTACTAAAAAATAATATAACTAGCGAATTTATCCACACCCACAGCTGTATACATTACCTACTACTTCTACAGCAGATAGCCTTTTTGGACCAATTGCAGCACTCCCAAACTGCGTCTTAACAATGCAATGGTGATCACAATTACCTTGTTCCCAAAATCAACCTTGTCACGACTTACATCGATTATTATTTATTCGAGACCCCCCCGTTCGCGAGTCATCGCTTGTTATTAATTATTAATTTTCTTAAACATCTTATTAGTACTTGTAATATTACTTGCTACTcttgtttttgtttttccATGACAACAGTTATTGTGCTTGCTGTGTTATCGTTGGAAAACAACAATAGCGGTCACTGACCTCTCAACTGCTACGTTGATAGATCCAGTGCACTGTAGATTCACTTCAGGGCCAATTTTTATATTTGAGATATACATTTATCAACGCATCATGCTACAACGTCAATCTCGGCACATCTCTAGGGGCATCCCCACCACCGCTCGTTTTCCATTATCATCACCTCTACCTTTCCCTCGAGCAACATCAACTTCAACTAAGCCAGGTCCTCCAGCACCTTCTTCTACAATTACATCTCCAAAGTCAACCTTACTTCAGCGTCATATCCCTGGACTCACTCGACTCTCTCAATCCACCAATGTGTCTCTTCCGTCACTTACCCTCTCATTTCTCTTGCTCCACGAAATTACAGCCATCGTACCCGCCATCGCTTTCTattttctttttgcttCTCTCGGTGCTGGAGCAGGCTTGGTAAATTGGGTAACCGAACTGGGGCATGATGAGAGCATCAAAGCAGAAACCGGATGGAAACACTGGGTTAGAGATTGGTACCAAGAAGGCGCCAAGCGAGTGGATAAGATCGGGAGCAAATATGGAGTTCTGGGTTATGAGAAGCAAAATGCCCATGAAGATGGAGCTGTTGGACCCATGCAGGACTTAACGGTCAAGAGAGCAGGAGCCGGAGCCGCCGAAAAGGTAGCGAATGCAGTTGCAGCTTATGTCCTTGTTAAAGTGAGGGTCGCTGTTATTCGTAATAAGACTATTAGCTACTTATTGACTCTTTCGTAGGCTTTACTGCCTCTCAGAATAGGGGTGTCCATTGCCGGCGCACCCGCTTGTGCGCGATTTGTGCTCCTACCTCTACGCAAACTATTTCGGCGAGGATGATCTCAGTGCATATGTATCCGCCTGATACAATACAATTTTTATGCGTGATAGCCTGCTATATTACTTCAAAGTACTATCTTCCAGTTCCCAGCTTCTATCTCGTCATGATCCAGTTTCATGAGCCTACACTCTTCCTGAGACGAAGCTTTTTCAagttcttcctctttttcttcttcagtGATCATGGGTGAATCCACTTTTTCAATCAGGATCCCTTCTGTTGTCACAGAGATGACCTTGACGAGATTTAATTGCAATTGAGGAGAATGAGTATGCAAATCCAACACAAGCTCCTACAGTACATAGTCAGTGGAATGGCGCTTTTTTCCCTGGAGATTTCCTTGAATACTCACTTTGCGAGCCAATATCGACCCAACTCGCAGTTGCGCGAGAGTGACCCCATCGAGCAACTTGAGACTGTCGTAGTTCTTTTCTGTCGACTGCCAAAAGACCTTACCCATAGCCATAGTCTCAGTTCCGTCGTGTGCCTCACCTTCTGTGCCGTACTCTCCGGCGAattcctcctcttcttcctcagtCTCTTCCCAATGTTGATTAACGACATTATTTTCGTCGCTGCGGCGTCCATTACCACATCCCAAGTTGGATTTACCGTACCATGAGTCCCCGAACTCTGTTCTTGTGATAAAGATGTTGTCAGGCAAGCTGGTTAACTCCGAAGGACAGATATTCTGTAGCGGTCTTTGCGGCGTGCTAGTTGAGAAACTAGGACGTCGATGATTGTCTCCATCAACAGCATCTCCATAAAAAATTCCATCCAGTGTCCAGTCTCTCTGGGACAAATTTTGTTGAGATTGCAAGTGGCTTTCAGACCCTGCGAACGGAAAAGCTGAGCCAGGACTTTGATCAGCTCTGGCCGCTATATCTGGCAATGGCGGATAAACTCCGTCTGTGTCGGCATGAAACACTGTTTTTTTCCCTCTTATCTCCGCCATTTCTCTCAAAAATCCTCTTTTCTTGTTTCTATTTGACATATCCCTGGGAATTGGCAATTCAGGAGTGGTGAAGATTGTCGTGCCCTCATTGAACTGTGACGAGGATGCTTGAACTGAGGAGTTTTGCTTGAAATCAATTCCAGCTGTGGAGACGTTGGCGTCACGATCTTGATCTAACTTCTTATGTTGACGGGCAAGCCGGCGACGGGCGTTACGATTTCTTGTTTGTGATTTGCCATGACCAGGGGGAACGGGAGGCTGCAAGAGATGAATGGCACCTCTAAGCAGACGAAATCAGTATAGGCTTCTCTTCAATGGATCCTCAACATACCCATTTCCGGTATGAGCCTTGAGGGGTTGCGCATGGCTCTGTCGAGATTTCGATGAAAAGCCACCTTTCAACGACGCTGGACCCATAAAatcagaagaagagtttgatcctgatgaggaagaggaagacgacgacaacggagaggaagacgaagaggaagaggaagaggaagaggaagaggaagaggaagaggaagaggaagaggaagaggaagaggaagaggaagaggaagaggaagaggaagaggaagaggaagaggaagaggaagtcgaggaggtggaggaggaggaggaggaggaagaagaagtggaggaggtggagaaggaagaagaagaagagatggacACACGTCGCGCTCGCATGACATTAGGTGGTATTGCCAAGGCGACCGACCGAGGAAGTTTGCGAAGTTCATTACGAGCCGCATCCCCGACAGCTGCCAACACGTCTTTTTCCAATGAAGTTGAGGGAGCAGCAATTATACGCTTTTTTGTTTGTCTAAGCGGTTTCGGAGGGgagtttcttttccttttcttgTTCGAGGACTGATTAAGACTAGACATGGGCGATTCTGTCGAAGTGCTTGGAGCTATTCGCACACTGAAATCCTTCAGCACAATCCACTCCACTAAAAATTCATGTTGACACTCACCAGACAACATCAGTCGGCTCAATGATATTCAGGTCACTGCCACTAAGCAGCTGAAATCCCTCGATCTCCAGAAGTAACTCATGTGATGATGAGGCATGTTGTGCAACCGAGGACAAGGACTTGATGAGGTACTTCTTCAGATGGGTAATGGTCTTGACGTCGTTTGGcacaagaagaaggattCTCGAAGAAGGGAACGGGGGAAGGAAGGATAATTTAATCCTCATGGTGAAATCCTTTCATGGGTATATTT contains the following coding sequences:
- a CDS encoding Hypothetical Protein (Similar to TIGR gene model, INSD accession AAW42788.1); translation: MSRRIGLSRSFSRPGGRRSTPAMPESQESTQQLSPKVRPGIPISDQLDPQSFFTVAHEVSSLGLRRFSKDVGRDASQLAESVDECADETQEGNIVWTDTGSQSLADQRLVEGSGEVQPLLSEESGQQLPSSAVFQPVQAIGSGDREGFAKNSVITQSIELQGRPTGKVIPADPSPEAIELDQSGGSFVAPDTQCDVIPADRTTFSFIPSASLSDAFPLESNNLPESNRNKVNLHEEKSHFTSEKGSKVYTPEPSQSVSLRRLEGSPLFSADEPNVHQTLPLVSKPLSVKSFPGLSNPSRPRSKTRAQASPSNEPAASRRRNKTKEPNLSEESFGVDSIPIKYPEPLDVIANLLRQHSEEMEGEAKRLEEDKKGPAGKFELSGKQGDKLFDRHEKMRVEMSGEKDFEAPELAARVSSDRGRTSPVGCDSSPGSPFTSQKTNVTFHSSPHTLLQNQYEPSVNIQRPINHIDDQKDGVASQSCHFLRTSPPEQCYGERFRSFAEQGCLFDENRLSIYEGDLFSSSQVVDGGLEVSEDAFSQRSNIFQATQMVRQPSGPSLEADMSSSRAITSPRSLVPTQRSSSVSPENSQTLRATVTDSIAPHSPRISASVPTSKPLLPSYLSIPPHRSLAYNSRRFATRVSTEDNGRVDIPQHRQLQRRAVNHIQLNDHMMESHISEIPISPGDLCAESVPAHSDAYTTRPIQSSNTGHYSPEKPRRSQEVEEVNGRELSVTVEPVVQATGDDQPTIDKVTHNLCSSQINQHSSNDLPQSEPDHHDAPSNPFLLTHEIAPRADEKRVRKKRKIFSPSTRSMDRPGVTSRKSLFKGEELAEESNSSSAPEDADDFSYRPVKTARALRAGGRASTPITSAFSEAKQTRAPSTSPLSTFSDSDKNLISDGENDVTIRPLKRQKSHNEAKGVKTRTSAATQANSNLSSKRRVRHVTGKSRAAKSHAPEDFNRVLASYGHYYYPARIIEPSGLGYKVIYDDNERRECGPDKLRKLILKRGDELEAYERQDLPTKMEVLLDWDGNERGVKCVSNGRILGYVELRFIRIRQQIIKQQFSDRLFASQSAAKSPARSTLRSPVKNFTPQVFEGMIVLILTGVEENSVEYEVKNLSKLIEIRGGMVAKDWAQIFEPELHLGHFKRNLGRTPFVIPTGTRPLMTSTFMVALAKGIPVLSVKYVDAAIEEGKAIDWHPYLISSGYSSFTRQMMSQVVDTSWGTENWDPVKAGHLLKPFKGKKVLFIQPRNSLSSLLTLCSTCLGAEEVRVVERVSGKELDVILDPKWDYLVIDKMGVPNTLKGCRKVANVQWLKQCLVMGKALPPLLASQDEPDKEAYKVKREKSNKGNARKRANQST
- a CDS encoding Hypothetical protein (Similar to SGTC gene model, INSD accession EAL21469.1; CNBD1640), producing MRIKLSFLPPFPSSRILLLVPNDVKTITHLKKYLIKSLSSVAQHASSSHELLLEIEGFQLLSGSDLNIIEPTDVVCVRIAPSTSTESPMSSLNQSSNKKRKRNSPPKPLRQTKKRIIAAPSTSLEKDVLAAVGDAARNELRKLPRSVALAIPPNVMRARRVSISSSSSFSTSSTSSSSSSSSSTSSTSSSSSSSSSSSSSSSSSSSSSSSSSSSSSSSSSSSSSSSSSSPLSSSSSSSSGSNSSSDFMGPASLKGGFSSKSRQSHAQPLKAHTGNGGAIHLLQPPVPPGHGKSQTRNRNARRRLARQHKKLDQDRDANVSTAGIDFKQNSSVQASSSQFNEGTTIFTTPELPIPRDMSNRNKKRGFLREMAEIRGKKTVFHADTDGVYPPLPDIAARADQSPGSAFPFAGSESHLQSQQNLSQRDWTLDGIFYGDAVDGDNHRRPSFSTSTPQRPLQNICPSELTSLPDNIFITRTEFGDSWYGKSNLGCGNGRRSDENNVVNQHWEETEEEEEEFAGEYGTEGEAHDGTETMAMGKVFWQSTEKNYDSLKLLDGVTLAQLRVGSILARKELVLDLHTHSPQLQLNLVKVISVTTEGILIEKVDSPMITEEEKEEELEKASSQEECGYICTEIILAEIVCVEVGAQIAHKRNSIFAPDLIHSLGAFLVPISNPVFPSGFCFDALIMPQFGYPIYQACSSTERSKKKIESDGGYDGCNFVEQEK